Proteins encoded in a region of the Sceloporus undulatus isolate JIND9_A2432 ecotype Alabama chromosome 11, SceUnd_v1.1, whole genome shotgun sequence genome:
- the LOC121916784 gene encoding uncharacterized protein LOC121916784: MSAGGGCEGGAAPGGEGLLQRTQVVLLSGEPWGLEGGQTVLGSFAQRPLGASSPGAAGAAAGGGQLVFFLCRASSLGGACPPPSRLREALEGLRAQLRGSPPSVLVGVVVQPPPEQEAQALQRLQGLLRETFPEGQQGPELHAALFAPGRPQGALRIQRLAPPDDGPRPRDHARTLWPDKSLLMQVLGAALSFGTIAYGSYYFYSHPPL, encoded by the exons atgtcGGCTGGCGGCGGCTGCGAGGGCGGCGCTGCTCCCGGCGGGGAGGGCCTGCTGCAGCGGACGCAGGTGGTGCTTCTCTCGGGGGAGCCCTGGGGGCTGGAGGGCGGCCAGACGGTGCTCGGCTCCTTCGCCCAGCGGCCCCTGGGCGCCTCCTCCCctggtgctgctggtgctgctgctggtggggGGCAGCTGGTCTTCTTCCTCTGCCGGGCCTCCTCCCTGGGCGGCGCCTGCCCTCCTCCGTCCCGCCTGCGGGAGGCGCTGGAGGGGCTGCGGGCCCAGCTGCGAGGCTCGCCTCCCTCGGTGCTGGTCGGGGTGGTGGTCCAGCCCCCTCCGGAGCAGGAGGCCCAGGCCCTGCAGCGCCTCCAGGGCCTCCTCCGGGAGACCTTCCCCGAAGGCCAGCAGGGCCCCGAGCTCCACGCCGCCCTCTTCGCCCCCGGAAGGCCCCAGGGCGCCCTCCGCATCCAGCGCCTGGCACCCCCCGACGACGGACCCCGGCCCCGGGACCACG ccAGGACTCTGTGGCCAGACAAGTCCCTCCTGATGCAAGTCTTAGGAGCAGCCCTCTCCTTTGGGACCATAGCCTACGGCAGCTACTACTTCTACAGCCACCCTCCCTTGTGA
- the LOC121916783 gene encoding uncharacterized protein C2orf72 homolog isoform X1 yields the protein MGSTKQGPAPKEPPSPPSAPVVCMPGPGEKVAHDFQMLVQKVGGRPEVLLIGETLEGQDIHSMMAAFVQDLFSAPCHPVPPGEALKEPCGVPCTLGGKRCQLIFFLCRASCLKGKQNELQRVLKEVKKVVQRHPCALVGVIMEPTQGEAEAARAQLLRVLRGVFPKGQGAHKKGQKDTAETGTLELEDIEVEAEVYVPGQPRGKLAIMKAACRASEALAQSRGLPEAEVVSKDPLTVAGSSCLRRLLKGLVGTACLVGTSSVALWYLCQYGLLPPDWAAPVCAVFP from the exons ATGGGCAGCACCAAGCAGGGGCCAGCCCCAAAAGAGCCCCCCAGCCCCCCTTCGGCCCCCGTGGTCTGCATGCCAGGCCCCGGGGAGAAGGTGGCGCATGACTTCCAGATGCTGGTGCAGAAGGTGGGGGGCCGGCCTGAGGTGCTGCTGATCGGGGAGACACTGGAGGGCCAGGACATCCACAGCATGATGGCCGCCTTCGTCCAGGACCTCTTCTCGGCCCCCTGCCATCCGGTCCCCCCCGGGGAGGCCCTCAAGGAGCCCTGTGGCGTCCCCTGCACCCTCGGGGGCAAGCGCTGCCAGctcatcttcttcctctgccgGGCCTCCTGCCTGAAGGGCAAGCAGAACGAGCTCCAGAGGGTCCTCAAGGAGGTCAAGAAGGTTGTCCAGCGCCACCCCTGTGCCCTGGTGGGGGTCATCATGGAGCCCACCCAGGGGGAGGCCGAAGCCGCCCGGGCCCAGCTCCTCCGCGTCCTCCGGGGGGTCTTCCCCAAAGGCCAGGGGGCCCACAAGAAAGGCCAGAAGGACACCGCGGAGACTGGCACCCTGGAGCTGGAAGACATCGAGGTGGAAGCGGAGGTCTATGTCCCTGGACAGCCAAGGGGCAAGCTGGCCATCATGAAGGCGGCCTGCCGGGCCTCGGAAGCACTGGCCCAGTCCAGAG GTTTGCCTGAGGCGGAGGTGGTCTCTAAGGATCCGCTAACCGTTGCAGGTTCCTCTTGTCTCCGGAGGCTCCTCAAAGGCCTGGTGGGCACCGCTTGTCTGGTGGGCACCTCCTCTGTCGCCTTGTGGTACCTCTGCCAATACGGCCTCCTTCCTCCCGACTGGGCGGCCCCCGTCTGCGCAGTATTCCCCTGA
- the LOC121916783 gene encoding uncharacterized protein C2orf72 homolog isoform X2, whose translation MGSTKQGPAPKEPPSPPSAPVVCMPGPGEKVAHDFQMLVQKVGGRPEVLLIGETLEGQDIHSMMAAFVQDLFSAPCHPVPPGEALKEPCGVPCTLGGKRCQLIFFLCRASCLKGKQNELQRVLKEVKKVVQRHPCALVGVIMEPTQGEAEAARAQLLRVLRGVFPKGQGAHKKGQKDTAETGTLELEDIEVEAEVYVPGQPRGKLAIMKAACRASEALAQSRGSSCLRRLLKGLVGTACLVGTSSVALWYLCQYGLLPPDWAAPVCAVFP comes from the exons ATGGGCAGCACCAAGCAGGGGCCAGCCCCAAAAGAGCCCCCCAGCCCCCCTTCGGCCCCCGTGGTCTGCATGCCAGGCCCCGGGGAGAAGGTGGCGCATGACTTCCAGATGCTGGTGCAGAAGGTGGGGGGCCGGCCTGAGGTGCTGCTGATCGGGGAGACACTGGAGGGCCAGGACATCCACAGCATGATGGCCGCCTTCGTCCAGGACCTCTTCTCGGCCCCCTGCCATCCGGTCCCCCCCGGGGAGGCCCTCAAGGAGCCCTGTGGCGTCCCCTGCACCCTCGGGGGCAAGCGCTGCCAGctcatcttcttcctctgccgGGCCTCCTGCCTGAAGGGCAAGCAGAACGAGCTCCAGAGGGTCCTCAAGGAGGTCAAGAAGGTTGTCCAGCGCCACCCCTGTGCCCTGGTGGGGGTCATCATGGAGCCCACCCAGGGGGAGGCCGAAGCCGCCCGGGCCCAGCTCCTCCGCGTCCTCCGGGGGGTCTTCCCCAAAGGCCAGGGGGCCCACAAGAAAGGCCAGAAGGACACCGCGGAGACTGGCACCCTGGAGCTGGAAGACATCGAGGTGGAAGCGGAGGTCTATGTCCCTGGACAGCCAAGGGGCAAGCTGGCCATCATGAAGGCGGCCTGCCGGGCCTCGGAAGCACTGGCCCAGTCCAGAG GTTCCTCTTGTCTCCGGAGGCTCCTCAAAGGCCTGGTGGGCACCGCTTGTCTGGTGGGCACCTCCTCTGTCGCCTTGTGGTACCTCTGCCAATACGGCCTCCTTCCTCCCGACTGGGCGGCCCCCGTCTGCGCAGTATTCCCCTGA